The following DNA comes from Streptomyces globosus.
CCACGATCCTGCGGGCGTCGACGACGCCCTGCCTAGCCGCTGACACGTGTGTCCCCTTGCCCCTCGCCTTGCCGGTACGTCTGTCATCTCAATCTACGGGGTGCGCGGAGGCCGCCGCTCCGGGGTTTCGGAGGGTGGACGGCGGCCTCCGGCCGCGCCGCGGTCTGCGGGGTCGGCGGGGTTCGGGGTCAGCGGGGTTCGGGGCAGCTGCCGGCCGGCTCCGGCTGCCCGGCGGCTGCGCGGCCGCCGGGGACGAGGATCTTCCGGGAGAGCAGGAACGTGAAGGGGATGGCGGCGACGGCCGCGACGAGCGGGGCGATCCGGGTGTCCATGCCGGCCCAGGCCACGAGGGCGTAGAGGCCCGCCGACTGGATCACGTAGTTGGTGACGTTCGTCAGCGGGAAGAGGAGGAACTTCCTCCAGCTCGGCCGGGTCCGGTAGGTGAAGTAGGTGTTCATGAAGAACGAGCCGACCATCGCCAGCAGGAAGGCCAGGGTGTAGGCGAGGAAGTACGGCATCCACGGGTGCAGGAGCAGGTAGATCCCGAAGAAGGTGCCGGTGTTGACGGCGCCGACGAGCGCGAAGCGGAAGATCTGGCCGAGGTGGTCTCTCACGTGCGGGGCACCTCCCCGTCCGCGGTGAGGGGCGCCGGTCCGGCCGCCGCGGGTCCGCCGCGCTCGCGCTCGGCGCGCAGCACCGCGGCGGCAGCGGCGGCAGCGGCCGGGCGCGGCCGGACGTCGGCGCCGTGGGACTCCTTCACGAGGAAGTGGGGGCGGCGCTTGGTCTCGTAGTAGATGCGCCCGATGTACTCGCCGATCAGCCCCAGCATGACCATCTGTACGCCGCCGATGCCCACGATGATCGCGACGAGGGTGACGTAGCCCGGCGCGTCCACGCCGCGCGTCATGGCCGCGACCGCCACCCACAGGGCGTACACGGCGGTCAGCGCCACCAGCGACGCGCCCGCCCAGATGCCGATGCGCAGCGGCCGGCTG
Coding sequences within:
- a CDS encoding GtrA family protein; translation: MRDHLGQIFRFALVGAVNTGTFFGIYLLLHPWMPYFLAYTLAFLLAMVGSFFMNTYFTYRTRPSWRKFLLFPLTNVTNYVIQSAGLYALVAWAGMDTRIAPLVAAVAAIPFTFLLSRKILVPGGRAAAGQPEPAGSCPEPR